ATTTGTTTCAGATAACTTATATGCAATACCGGATGCTTTTGTAGCCGATGGTTTTAATAACACCTTTTTCATACTTACAGAACCGGTCGTCAAAATAGAAAGCTTTCAAGTTTACAATCGCTGGGGTAAGATGCTTCATAATAATTCACAAAGCGGATGGAACGGATATTATAATGGAGAACTCCAACCAACAGATACTTATATATTTAGATCTGAATTGGCTTTACCGGATGGTACAAACAAGTTACTGGAAGGAAGTTTCCTCTTAATTCGCTAAAAAAAGGATGAATAATTATTTTTTTTCAGCTTAAGCAAAAACTTATTTATCTCTTTTTGTAAACAAACAAAAAATTACTTATCTTTGCAACCTGTTAAAAAACGACAATTATGTATGCAGTAGTAAATATCGGCGGTCAACAATTAAAAGTTTCTAAGGGACAAAAAGTTGTTGTAAATAGAATTGATGCAAATGAAGGCGATAAAGTCGACTTCAGTGATGTTTTATTTACCAATAATGATGGTAAGGTTTCTGTTGGAACGCCATTTGTCAGTAATGCTAAAGTCAGTGCAACTATTGACAAGCATTTCAAAGGAGACAAAGTTATCATTTTTAAGAAGAAAAGAAGAAAGGGTTATAAAGTTAAAAATGGTCACAGACAGCATTTAACTCAATTGACCATTGAGACAATCAGTTAATTTTTTTTTGAACGTATAAAAAGAAAAAATCATGGCACATAAGAAAGGTGCGGGTAGTACAAGAAACGGTAGAGATTCACATAGTAAGCGACTGGGAGTAAAGTTATTTGGCGGGCAAACTGCCATTAACGGAAATATAATTATTCGTCAAAGGGGTACTAAGTTTTATCCGGGAGAAGGTGTAGACATTGGTAAAGACCATACTATCTACGCTGTTATTGATGGAGTAGTTACTTTTAAGAAGGCTAGAAAGAATCGTACTTTTGTTCACGTTTTGCCTAAAAACAATGGAACAGAAGTTATTGAAGAAGCTCCAAAAGCAGTGAAAAAAGAAGTTGTTGAGGAAAAAACAGATGCTCCAAAAGCTGAAGCTGTAGTTGAAGAAACCAAAGTTGAAGAGACTAAAGAAACAACTACTAAAGCTAAAGAAGAAAAGAAAGAATCTAAAGAGGCAAAAGAACCAAAAGCTAAGAAAGCAGATGATTCGGCAAAAAAAGAAGATAAAGAAGATAAAAAATCTAAAGCT
This sequence is a window from Chitinophagaceae bacterium. Protein-coding genes within it:
- the rplU gene encoding 50S ribosomal protein L21 produces the protein MYAVVNIGGQQLKVSKGQKVVVNRIDANEGDKVDFSDVLFTNNDGKVSVGTPFVSNAKVSATIDKHFKGDKVIIFKKKRRKGYKVKNGHRQHLTQLTIETIS
- a CDS encoding 50S ribosomal protein L27; its protein translation is MAHKKGAGSTRNGRDSHSKRLGVKLFGGQTAINGNIIIRQRGTKFYPGEGVDIGKDHTIYAVIDGVVTFKKARKNRTFVHVLPKNNGTEVIEEAPKAVKKEVVEEKTDAPKAEAVVEETKVEETKETTTKAKEEKKESKEAKEPKAKKADDSAKKEDKEDKKSKADDSEDKPE